The nucleotide sequence CGTCAGGACCCACCACTTAAAAACTAAAAAAGGGCTTAGAGAAATCTAAGCCCTTTTTCTTTTTTGTCCCGGAGCTTGCTGGCGCAGGCAGGGTATTTCTGTGCAACATGGCCACCATGCAGCGCGGTAGTTGGGCCTGCACAGTTAGAATGGTCAGGATTAGCCTAACCCTGTTGGTGGAGGTTGGATGGCAGTTCTGTAGAGCATTCATGCCCTGTAGAGGCCCGGACTGTGGCGCATTCGGGTCGCACGGCTTTCACCATTGTTGATAAGGCGAACGTGAGTTCGCCTTTATTTTTGCTGCTGCAGAAAGATTGACCATGTTCGAATCCATCCGCAAGCATTCCAAGTTCGTAATGATCTTGTTGTTCTTGCTGATCATTCCGTCTTTTGTGGTTGTTGGAGTCAACCAGAACTACTTTACCGAATCAAGCCACGCTGTGGCTCGTGTGGACGGGCATGACATAACCCAGCAGGACTGGGACAACGCGCACCGCGCGGAGAGTGACCGACTGCGCGCCCAGAATCCCTCCATGGATGCCAAGCTGCTGGATTCTCCGCAAGCGCGTTACGCCACATTGGAAAAGCTGGTGCGCGACCGCGTGCTGGCGGCAGCTGCACAAAAAATGCACCTGACCACCACCGATGCCGAGCTGGTGCGCACCCTGCAGGATATTCCTGCGATTGCTGCCTTGAAAAAGCCCGATGGCTCGCTGGATGCAGAAGCCTATAAGGCTCTGGTCGGCGCTCAGGGTATGACGCCCGAAGGCTTCGAAGCCAATCTGCGCAAAGAGCTGGCTCTCAATCAAGTGCTGGGCAGCGTAACGGCTACGAGCTTCTCGACCGACGCGCAGCTCAAGCAAGCAATGGATGCGCTGTATCAGCGTCGTGAAATTCAGGTGGCGCGCTTTGATTCGGCGGCATTTGCTTCCAAGGTGCAGACTGGTGAAGCAGAGCTGAAGGCTTTTTATGAAGCCAACACCGCTTTGTTCAAGCAGCCTGAAGAGGCCACTGTTGAATACGTGCAGCTGGACCTGGCTTCCGTGGCTGCTGGTATCACCTTGAGCGAAGATGACCTGCGTACCTACTACAAGGAAAATGCGCAGCGTCTGGCTGGCCCCGAAGAGCGCCGTGCCAGCCATATTCTGATCAATGCACCCAAGGACGCACCTGCGGCAGAGCGCGAAAAAGCCAAGGCCAAGGCCGCTGAATTGCTGGCGCAAGTGCGCAAGGACCCCAAAATCTTTGCGGAAGTGGCCAAGAAGGAATCTCAGGATCCAGGATCGGCCCCCAATGGTGGCGATCTCGGCTTCTTTGGTCACGGTGCCATGGTCAAACCTTTTGAAGACGCCGTTTTCAAGATGAAGGAAGGCGAGGTCAGCGATGTCATCGAATCCGATTTTGGTTATCACATCATCGAATTGACTGGCATCAAGGCACCCAAGGTGCCAAGCTTTGAAGAAATGCGTCCCAAGCTGGAAGCGGATCTCAAGCAACAGCAGGCGCAGCGCAAATTTGCCGAAGTGGCAGAAGCCTTTACCAACGGTGTCTATGAACAGTCCGACAGCTTGCAGCCTGTGGCAGACAAGCTCAAGCTGACTATCCATAAGGCAGAGCATGTGACACGTCAGGCTGCTGCAGGCGCGCAAGGCCCCATGGCCAACACACGTTTCCTGGAAGCGCTGTTCTCTACAGACGCTCTGGAAAACAAGCGCAATACAGATGCAGTTGAACTAGCGCCAAGTAGCCTGGTCGCAGGGCGTGTGGTGAAGTATTCGCCTGCCCGTACGCTGGCAATGGATGAAGTGGGTGACAAGCTCAAGCAGCTCTACACCCAGAAGAAGGCTGCAGAGCTGGCTGCTGAAGAAGGCAAGGCCAAGCTGGCGCAATGGAAGTCCAAGCCTGAAACCGCTCAGTTGCCTGCAGCAGTGGAAGTGGGCCGTGACCAGGCCAAGGACTTGCCACGCGAAGTGCTGGATGCTGCCATGCGTGCATCCACTCAAACGCTGCCAGCCTGGGAAGGTGTTGATCTGGGTTCAGCCGGTTATGCGGTTGTCAAGATCAATCGCATTGCCCAGCGCCCTGCGGCCGAGCCTCAATTGGTGGAGCAGCAGAAGTCACAGTTCACACAATGGGCTTCCATGGCTGAAGTCATGGCCTACTACGAGCTGCTGAAAAAAGAGTTCAAGGTTCAGATCAAGGTTCCTCGTCCCTGATTGCTGTGATGAATCGGCCTGAATTCACTTTCGGGCTGATTTCTGCAGTACAATAGATGCTTCTACGGTGGCTGTAGCTCAGTTGGTAGAGTCCAGGATTGTGATTCCTGTTGTCGTGGGTTCGAGCCCCATCAGCCACCCCAGATTTCAAAAACGCTCTGCATGCAGAGCGTTTTTATTTCTGAAAGAGTTAATGTGCTCTAGCCCTTATTCTTTCAGCGTTTCATGCTCTTAAATTTGATTTTTTGCGGTATGAATTGAAGTACAATAGATGCTTCTACGGTGGCTGTAGCTCAGTTGGTAGAGTCCAGGATTGTGATTCCTGTTGTCGTGGGTTCGAGCCCCATCAGCCACCCCAAATATTAAAACGCCTCACCTTGTGTGAGGCGTTTTTGTTTTTGGTGCTTGATATTTGCTTCTATTGCGGTAATCCCCCCGAATTCCATCGCTCCGAGAAGTAGAGCTATGCGGCCATGGCCAGCCGCTGTTTCGGGGTGATGCCGCCCAAGGCCATGTTTGGGCGTTCATGGTTGTAGCGCCACATCCACTGCGTAGCGAACCGTTCTGTTGAAGCGCTCCACGTAGGCATTCTGCTGGGGCTTTCCAGGCTGGATGTGTTCAATGCGAATGTCCAGGCTGCGAGCCCAATTGAGCAATGTGGCGCTGATGTATTCCGGCCCGTTGTCACAACGAATCACTTTGGGCTTGCCTCGCCAGGCTATGACTTGCGTCAGTACTCGGATCACACGATGCGCTGGCAGTGAGAAGTCCACCTCAATGCCTAGCGCCTCGCGGTTGAAGTCATCGATGACATTGAGCAGCCGGATGCTGCGCCCGCCCTCAAGTTGGTCGTGCATGAAGTCCATCGACCAGACCTCATTGCAGGTTTCGGGAACCGTCAGTGGCTCAGGCTTATCTCGCACCAACCGCTTGCGGGGTTTGATACGCAGATTCAGTTCCAACTCCCGGTAGACACGGTAAACACGCTTGTGATTCCATAGAAAGCCTCGCACATTGCGCAGGTACAGGAAGCATAGGCCAAAGCCCCAGTTGCGGTTGTTGTCCGTCAAGCGCAGCAACCACTGGGCGATCTCATCGTCCTCCATGCTGCGGCGAGCCACATAGCGATAGCAGGCTTGGCTGATCTGAAACGCCTGGCAGGCCGCCTTGATCGACATACCGTGCCGCTGCACTGCTTGGTGAGCCATCTCGCGTCGGCGAGATGGCTTCACCACTTTTTTGCGAGAGCCTCCGAGACGATCTCAGCCTTGAGTTTCTCCTCGACGTACATCTTGCGAAGTCGCTGGTTCTCTTGCTCCGGCTCTTTCATGCGGGCCATGAGCGAGGCATCCATGCCGCCGAACTTGGCTCGCCACTTGTAGAACGTTGCCGAGCTGATGCCGAGTTCCCGGCAGAGCTCTGGAACCGTCAGGCCAGCTTCTGCTCGCTTGAGTGCATCAATGATCTGGCTGTCGGTGAAACGTGATTTCTTCATGGTAGAGATTCTCCTGTGAGAGTCTCTACTTCTCAGGGCACTGGATTTACGGGGGGATTACCATTAATTCTGAAATTTTAAAAGAATTTAAATGGTAAGAAGCTCAAAAGCACTAGAAGTATCAATGCTTGATATTTTATCAATTGTTTTTTTTATTTTTTCAAAATCATCAATTTTAAAATATATCTGATAGGAAACAATCAGTGCTTGCAATGCAAGGTTTTTATCCCAACTCTCTAAAGCATGCCTCTCAACAGTATTTATAATATCATTAGCTAATGCACTTAAGTTTGCATTAATGCCTCTTTTTAAGATTATTTCACATATTTTTATTTTTGATAAAAGTAACTCTGATGGATTTATTTTTCCTGATTCAAATAGATTCGTCATTTTTTTTAGGGAAAAAATAACAGATGTGAGATCATCATCATTTCTTGCGAATGAAAGGATTTCATCGATGGATGAAGATTTTTCTAAATCTTTTGAGGGCGGAATATTCGTATCGAGTGATGAAATCCATTTTTTTGTTTCTTCATCCGCAAATGGGACTCCTGAGCTAAATTTTAAGCTGGATATTTCTGGAAAGCGATGAGTAAACCAAGAGGTCGCACAGCCTACTTCATGGAGAGCTTGCTGATAAGCTTCACCAGATCTCATTAAAGCTTCTGCACATGCTAAGTTTAAATCTAGCCAAAACGGATGTGTAGAAATAATTGACTCAGTAAAATTTATAATATCAATATTGTTTTTGTTTTCCCTGAGGGATCGCAATATTTGGATTTGCTGATCTAAAGGTCCAGGAACTGCAGATATGAAATCATTATGAGGAGGGGTAAATGTAATTTCTGACCAATTTGAAAATCGTTTGAATAAATATGATCTTCCATCGGAAATTTCCTTTTCCAGAAAAAAATCTGATACTGCATTTATATTTTTATTAATATCTTGTAGTGCTAAATCTAAATTTTCCTTGGAGATGAGAGATTTGTCAATTGAAATTAAATTAATGTTATTATTTTTATCGGAATTTGATGATAAATCACTTGTGTGATCGAATTCTATTTTTTCGCTTGAAATTATTTGTGATTTTTGCGTATATTCAGGGTGCGATCTGAGTTTTTGTAAGTGTCTCTTGAGGGAGGAGAAGTTAGGTGATTCTTCTCCAATATAGGATGCTAATGAAGCATCTACTCCATTAATTATTTTATTAATTCCATCAATGAGAGAGGCTGGATACTCTTGCTCAAAAATAAATTCATTTTCATTAAAGAGACTTTCAGTTCTATCGACAAGCCACTGAACTGCATTGCTACGGCCACGTAAGCGGCGGACTGATGGATACATGGTTTCCCAGTAATTTTTTATCAGACCATGGATTACGCTCAATCCGTCAAATAGACCTTCTATTCCATTTTTGATGGTAAGGGCATGCGCAAGATAGCTTCCAATAAGAATATCTTTTCCGCTATTTTTTAGTAAATCTTGTGCTAGTGTTATTACAACGGTCCAGTCTGGGCTTCCATTACTATGGGGATTAGATAGCTTTTCAATTTCTGCTTGCAGGGTTTCGTACTGAGGCAGTGAGCGAACATCTGTACCCGCAGGTTCCAGGTCATCTATATTTTTAATAAAAGCTTCGGCATAGGAACTACTCATAATAACCCTGTGTTTTATAAAGATCCAGGTCGTGAGGAGAGTATTTTGTCACCAGACATGGATTTTAACATTTGCTGAAGTGATTGAGTGGCCGAGCTAGCCATGGATTGCTTTTTCCAACATACTCCAATTTGATGAGGTAAAGCTACATCTTTTAAAATATGAGAGAATGGGCGTCGAGAAAAATCTGAGATTTCATTTTCCGGTGTGATCTCGTCACTACTTTTCATCTCAGATAATAAAATGCTCTGCTGAGCTTGCTGTAATTTATCTTTGGATTGCTCAATTGATTTAATTATTTCATTTATTTGAGATGCTGCTGAAATAATTTTTGTAGTACCTTCTAGATCAAATCTCAGAGATATTTCCTGAATATTGAGCTTTTCAAGCTGATTCATTTGTCTTGGAAAACTAGTTGATTTAAATATATGCTTACCATCTCGAAAATCTTGCAAAAAATCAACAAAAGAAAGGGGGCCTATATATTTTTTCTCAAGAACAATATTGTCAATATTGATTTTCAATGAAGTGTCGCCACAATCAGAGGCTGACCATTCGAAATTTGTGGTTACAGGGAAATTGAAGTTATTAAGAGTAAATGTATTTTTTGAGCATTGGATACTGAGTGTTGTTTGGTACGGTTGTGCAGCGGAAGATTTGTTAACACCTGTCGGTTGAGCTGTGATTTGCACCAGAAATTTTGAATTTTTAATATTATCCAGATTTATGCGTTGCTCAGCAAGAATACTTTCAATATCTGATTTTTTTTGTTTCTCTGAAATAGATTGAATTTTTTGCTGTTGCTGTTGTTCCTGCCGCTCTATTAATTTTCTCTGTTTTTTGAGTGCGGATTCTTGCTGTAAAACAATCTGATCTATTCTCTTCCCAATAGAAGTATTAAGGTTTGAAATATAACCCTGAGTTAAAGGGAAATTATTATTAAATGCTGTGCGAAGGCTGAAATTCGTAGAAGACCGTACAAGAAATGGCTTTGCCAAGGTATCCGTAAATTTCCAAACAGAGCCATCTATTCCGTACAGCAGGTCTACAGCTTCTTCTGTGCTCCCAACAGACTGCATGGGCCAGAGAACCTGCGATTCCCATTCTGACTGCAGAGAGCAACTTGCCTGCTGATTCATATATCGCATGGTGAAATGGCTTGGGCCAGCAATGAGCTTCCAGATGTCCTCTTGGTCTGGTGTTAATGGTGGATGCATGGCTCGCAATTTTTCAAAGTCTTTCAGAGCCAATGTAAGAGGTGATTCCTTTTCGGCATTCGTATCAATGCCAAAAGCATAAAGATCTACTGCTGCTTGATAAGCACTTCCAGGGCCAGCAGCAGCCTGTATGGCTGCCGTGTTGACATTTTCAATCAGTGTTCTCAGTGTGGTGACTTCATCAATATGATCATTAATTGTTGTCTTTCCTTGATGAGGATTACCGCTGAGGGTTTGTCGTATGGCTTTGCCTCCTGCGGCATTGATGGCAGATATCAATTGACCATTTTCTCCATTATTTTTGGTTGTCTTTTCTTCTTGGCGTAATTTTGAGAACCAGATGGCAATTTTTAGCCATTCTGGGTATGATGAAGAATCGACATCAGAAAACTCATCTTTGAGAACATCAATTAATTTGAAATAAGGGCTGTTGTCGTCATTGATTTCATTTAATAGGCTGCGCCACTGCTTCTCTCCATTAAGAAGTCGCTCCCCTTCAGGAAATCGTGCAATAAAATTTTTCCAGCTTTGAAATCTGGATTGCAAGTACAACTCATTAAAAATTGCCTTGTCACCCAAGAATTTTGGGCCATTGTTGCTTGCTGTTGAATATTCATGAATCCAAGATGAAATTCTTTCAGCTCCTGCTCTCGTATACATCGCAGGTATTTCTATGTCTGACAGATTTTCTGAAGGGTTTGAATTCCCTCCCCAAAAGTAAGATAGTTTTATATCTGGTATTTCTGGATGAATACGCTTCACTAGGGGAGGAGCCCAAGAAAATGGCTGCCCTTGGGAGGATATACGCAGCAAAGAACTTTGTTCTTTGCCAAGTCTTTCTATTAGCTTGGGAGAAGATTTTTCTGTCCAAGCAAGGTGCGAGATAAATAGATCAACTAGATTGTTGTGAAGTTTGACAGCATCCTTAGATTGCTCTTGAGAGCCATCATAGGGGATGCGAGGCATACTTTCCAGATCGCTAATTTCAGCCCCATGAACTTTTGCTTGAATAAGGTTGGTATAACGAATTTGACTGAGAATTAATATTGGTAAATCTTTATTTGGATCATTAATTAATAATTTTTCTACATGTTTATAGAAGCTTCCTTCAGTGGAAGGCAGAATATATCTGTTGTAGAGCTCTTGATAGTTATTTTTAAGATCTTCTTCCAAGGTCGCGAGAGTGCTACGGTCTGCCAAAAATCTTGAAATATAATGATTGTTATTTTTCTCTAGTTCTTCAATGGATTTGCTTATTTCTAAAAGAGTTAAGGAATCTTTTGATAAATTACCAGTCCATTGAATATTGGCAGGGTAGCTGTGTTGAACAGCGGTTACTGTATTTATATTGCGAACAAATGATATTGTTAATATTGCTGCAATAGAGAGTATCAGCAATAGCCATGCAGCTATACCAATATTGTGTGTGATGGTGTACCAGAAATTTCTTATTTTTGCAGGCTGGGATATGCTTTTATCTTTAGGGAGGAGATTATCAAAAAAATCTCGTAGAAAAATTCCCGTATGAGTTTCTTCATGTTTGGGCTCAGCCAATATCTGTGATAGGAGCTGAGATTTTGCTCCACCATCTTGGCGTGAACTAGAAAAGAAAATTCCACGTAGAAGAGGAAGCTCTAAATATGGATTTGTACCTAAGCAAGCATTTAAAAATATTTCTAATTTAGGATGAATATTTTCAAGCTCGGCCGGGAAAATTAATAATTTAGATGCCATTTCTGGATGGCTGTCAATCAACTTTATGCGTGATTGTTTAAGTCTGCTAAGAATGCTGGAGAATGCTTCATTTAGAAAATATTCTGTATCAATCTCATTGTCAAGGTCGGCTTGTGTGTATCCCATGACTTGAGATATTTGATTTTCTGAAAGGTGGTGAATCCAGCTTTCAAATCCATATATCTGGTCACATTTTGTAATTAACACATAAATTGGGAATCTTTTATTAAAAAGCCTGATTAGCTGCTCAATTCTTCCGCGCAAGAAAAGTGCTTCATCTTCAATTCCTTGTGTGTTGGGGGAGAGAAGGCGTTCGACACTAATAACCAAGACTAAACCATTTAAACCTTCCTTGCGACGGAATTGGGCAAGCAGGTCTAGGTTGAGATCCCATTCCTGGCTGTCTTTTTCGTTACCATCAGACTCGACATAGCGTCCAGCACAATCAAGAACAATTGAATTTTCAAAGTACCACCAGTCACAATTGAGTGTGCTGGTAATTTCATCCATCTTTCGTTTCTGCATGATCGGCAGTGAAAGACGCGAACGAGCCAATGCACTTGTTTTTCCATCGCCAGAATGCCCGATAACCATATACCAAGGTAAGGCATCTACGGGATTCCCTTTGCGCTTTAATCCGGATTTTTTAATGAGAGAAATTGAATTCTTCCATTTTTCTTTAAGAGAGAGTGCATTGGTCGTGGATGTGGTGTGTGAGCTTTTAACCTTGGTAATTTGACTTCTTGCACGAAGCCATATCCATAATCTTTTTACGAAAATAAAAGTTAAATAAATTCCGACTGTTGCAGTCAAAATTACTGCAATGCTCCATAAGGACCAGCCCTGATGTAAAGCAAGAGCCCAACTGAGAAGTCCAATTAATATGAATACTATGGTGAGTAATAAAATTTTGCGAAGTAAATTCATAGAATCTTCGCTTCCAAGTTTGCTGTCATTTGCGCAAGGCTGACGTAGTAGGCAATGGATAAAATGATCAGAGCTATAAGAGGCAGGGCAATCAATCCTGCGGTCAATCGTGAAAATCCGAGAGCCCAGCCAGGTTTGTCAGTATTTTTGACGGCACTGGGATTGGTTTGCGGGTAGGCCTGGGGGAACAGTTGGAGGTCTGAGCCTGTCAGTTCATCAGACTCTGGCATTGACCATTGAAGTGTGCGGGAGCGAAGCTCTTTAAGGCTTCGTAAATCGCGCTCATACTGATATTTGCCACTGAAATTCAATGCCATGCAGAGGGCGAAGACCTCTCTGACTTGAAGATTGCTGCGAGGAATTTGCTCAAGTCGAGAGAAAAATTCCACACCGGCGGTGGTGGTCTCGAAATACTGTTTTTGCAGCAAATATCGATTCCAGCGACTGCTTCCTGGCCATTTTCCAGCTCGCAGCTTTTCATCGGCCCATGCTGCAATCGCAAACAAAGCGCTGTCGAAATCACTTTGCATGATGCCGTTGCGAATGGCTTTCAGGTGTGCGCTGGAAATCTCTTCGCGGAGCTGGGTTGACAGATTTTGTGCGGCTAGATCTGCTGGAGTATTGCGGATCTCCGTACGGGGGCCTAGTGGGGAGATCGATGGGGACGTTGCAGCAGGTGTAGAGGGCTCCGACTGAGACTGACCTGGCAGAGGCAGCATGGTGCTGGGCTGAACAAGACCCGCACTGGGCTGTGTGAT is from Comamonas fluminis and encodes:
- a CDS encoding SurA N-terminal domain-containing protein → MFESIRKHSKFVMILLFLLIIPSFVVVGVNQNYFTESSHAVARVDGHDITQQDWDNAHRAESDRLRAQNPSMDAKLLDSPQARYATLEKLVRDRVLAAAAQKMHLTTTDAELVRTLQDIPAIAALKKPDGSLDAEAYKALVGAQGMTPEGFEANLRKELALNQVLGSVTATSFSTDAQLKQAMDALYQRREIQVARFDSAAFASKVQTGEAELKAFYEANTALFKQPEEATVEYVQLDLASVAAGITLSEDDLRTYYKENAQRLAGPEERRASHILINAPKDAPAAEREKAKAKAAELLAQVRKDPKIFAEVAKKESQDPGSAPNGGDLGFFGHGAMVKPFEDAVFKMKEGEVSDVIESDFGYHIIELTGIKAPKVPSFEEMRPKLEADLKQQQAQRKFAEVAEAFTNGVYEQSDSLQPVADKLKLTIHKAEHVTRQAAAGAQGPMANTRFLEALFSTDALENKRNTDAVELAPSSLVAGRVVKYSPARTLAMDEVGDKLKQLYTQKKAAELAAEEGKAKLAQWKSKPETAQLPAAVEVGRDQAKDLPREVLDAAMRASTQTLPAWEGVDLGSAGYAVVKINRIAQRPAAEPQLVEQQKSQFTQWASMAEVMAYYELLKKEFKVQIKVPRP
- a CDS encoding TssA family type VI secretion system protein, whose translation is MSSSYAEAFIKNIDDLEPAGTDVRSLPQYETLQAEIEKLSNPHSNGSPDWTVVITLAQDLLKNSGKDILIGSYLAHALTIKNGIEGLFDGLSVIHGLIKNYWETMYPSVRRLRGRSNAVQWLVDRTESLFNENEFIFEQEYPASLIDGINKIINGVDASLASYIGEESPNFSSLKRHLQKLRSHPEYTQKSQIISSEKIEFDHTSDLSSNSDKNNNINLISIDKSLISKENLDLALQDINKNINAVSDFFLEKEISDGRSYLFKRFSNWSEITFTPPHNDFISAVPGPLDQQIQILRSLRENKNNIDIINFTESIISTHPFWLDLNLACAEALMRSGEAYQQALHEVGCATSWFTHRFPEISSLKFSSGVPFADEETKKWISSLDTNIPPSKDLEKSSSIDEILSFARNDDDLTSVIFSLKKMTNLFESGKINPSELLLSKIKICEIILKRGINANLSALANDIINTVERHALESWDKNLALQALIVSYQIYFKIDDFEKIKKTIDKISSIDTSSAFELLTI
- a CDS encoding type VI secretion protein IcmF/TssM N-terminal domain-containing protein; the protein is MNLLRKILLLTIVFILIGLLSWALALHQGWSLWSIAVILTATVGIYLTFIFVKRLWIWLRARSQITKVKSSHTTSTTNALSLKEKWKNSISLIKKSGLKRKGNPVDALPWYMVIGHSGDGKTSALARSRLSLPIMQKRKMDEITSTLNCDWWYFENSIVLDCAGRYVESDGNEKDSQEWDLNLDLLAQFRRKEGLNGLVLVISVERLLSPNTQGIEDEALFLRGRIEQLIRLFNKRFPIYVLITKCDQIYGFESWIHHLSENQISQVMGYTQADLDNEIDTEYFLNEAFSSILSRLKQSRIKLIDSHPEMASKLLIFPAELENIHPKLEIFLNACLGTNPYLELPLLRGIFFSSSRQDGGAKSQLLSQILAEPKHEETHTGIFLRDFFDNLLPKDKSISQPAKIRNFWYTITHNIGIAAWLLLILSIAAILTISFVRNINTVTAVQHSYPANIQWTGNLSKDSLTLLEISKSIEELEKNNNHYISRFLADRSTLATLEEDLKNNYQELYNRYILPSTEGSFYKHVEKLLINDPNKDLPILILSQIRYTNLIQAKVHGAEISDLESMPRIPYDGSQEQSKDAVKLHNNLVDLFISHLAWTEKSSPKLIERLGKEQSSLLRISSQGQPFSWAPPLVKRIHPEIPDIKLSYFWGGNSNPSENLSDIEIPAMYTRAGAERISSWIHEYSTASNNGPKFLGDKAIFNELYLQSRFQSWKNFIARFPEGERLLNGEKQWRSLLNEINDDNSPYFKLIDVLKDEFSDVDSSSYPEWLKIAIWFSKLRQEEKTTKNNGENGQLISAINAAGGKAIRQTLSGNPHQGKTTINDHIDEVTTLRTLIENVNTAAIQAAAGPGSAYQAAVDLYAFGIDTNAEKESPLTLALKDFEKLRAMHPPLTPDQEDIWKLIAGPSHFTMRYMNQQASCSLQSEWESQVLWPMQSVGSTEEAVDLLYGIDGSVWKFTDTLAKPFLVRSSTNFSLRTAFNNNFPLTQGYISNLNTSIGKRIDQIVLQQESALKKQRKLIERQEQQQQQKIQSISEKQKKSDIESILAEQRINLDNIKNSKFLVQITAQPTGVNKSSAAQPYQTTLSIQCSKNTFTLNNFNFPVTTNFEWSASDCGDTSLKINIDNIVLEKKYIGPLSFVDFLQDFRDGKHIFKSTSFPRQMNQLEKLNIQEISLRFDLEGTTKIISAASQINEIIKSIEQSKDKLQQAQQSILLSEMKSSDEITPENEISDFSRRPFSHILKDVALPHQIGVCWKKQSMASSATQSLQQMLKSMSGDKILSSRPGSL
- a CDS encoding DotU family type IV/VI secretion system protein; this translates as MTLTDAFAPIIVLVLENLREAAEASGTEARQPAVPTAITQPSAGLVQPSTMLPLPGQSQSEPSTPAATSPSISPLGPRTEIRNTPADLAAQNLSTQLREEISSAHLKAIRNGIMQSDFDSALFAIAAWADEKLRAGKWPGSSRWNRYLLQKQYFETTTAGVEFFSRLEQIPRSNLQVREVFALCMALNFSGKYQYERDLRSLKELRSRTLQWSMPESDELTGSDLQLFPQAYPQTNPSAVKNTDKPGWALGFSRLTAGLIALPLIALIILSIAYYVSLAQMTANLEAKIL